From Sediminibacterium sp. TEGAF015, a single genomic window includes:
- a CDS encoding acyl-CoA dehydrogenase family protein: MNFQETELTKQVAATARDFALQSIKPYVMEWDEAQVFPEALFREMGKLGLMGVLVPEAYGGAGLGYFEYNAIIQEIAKVCGSIGLSVAAHNSLCTNHILSFGNEEQKKRWLPKLATAEWIGAWGLTEPNTGSDAGNMKTTAVKQGDNWVLNGTKSWITHGKSGEIAVVICRTGEPRTSGNSTAFVVERGTPGFAAGKKENKLGMRASETAEMIFDNCVIPDSNRLGEVGDGFRQAMKILDGGRISIAALSAGIAKGAYGAALQYSQERYQFDKPISSFQGISFKLADMATEIIAADLLIHQACDLKNKGQKVTKEGAMAKYYASEVAVKSATEAIQIFGGYGYTKDFPVEKYYRDAKLCTIGEGTSEIQKMVIAREVLQ; the protein is encoded by the coding sequence ATGAATTTTCAGGAAACAGAATTAACCAAACAGGTAGCTGCCACAGCCAGGGATTTTGCGTTACAATCTATTAAACCCTATGTAATGGAATGGGACGAAGCTCAGGTATTTCCTGAAGCATTATTTAGAGAAATGGGCAAATTAGGGTTGATGGGCGTATTGGTGCCTGAAGCTTATGGCGGGGCAGGTTTGGGATATTTCGAATACAATGCCATTATACAGGAAATAGCCAAAGTATGCGGTAGTATTGGATTGAGTGTGGCTGCTCATAATTCACTTTGCACCAACCATATTTTGAGCTTTGGTAACGAGGAACAGAAAAAGCGCTGGTTACCCAAACTGGCAACTGCCGAGTGGATTGGTGCATGGGGTTTAACAGAGCCGAATACCGGAAGCGATGCAGGGAATATGAAAACTACTGCAGTTAAACAAGGAGATAATTGGGTATTGAATGGAACAAAGAGTTGGATTACACACGGCAAATCCGGAGAAATTGCTGTAGTAATCTGCAGAACGGGTGAGCCCAGAACCAGTGGCAATTCTACTGCTTTTGTAGTTGAAAGAGGAACACCTGGTTTTGCTGCCGGCAAAAAAGAAAATAAACTGGGAATGCGCGCCAGCGAAACGGCTGAAATGATATTTGATAATTGTGTTATTCCCGATAGTAACCGTTTAGGAGAAGTAGGGGACGGTTTCAGACAAGCAATGAAAATTCTGGATGGTGGTAGAATTTCAATTGCGGCACTTTCAGCTGGTATTGCAAAAGGTGCATATGGAGCTGCACTTCAATATTCCCAGGAACGTTATCAGTTTGACAAACCGATTTCTTCTTTTCAGGGAATAAGTTTTAAACTGGCGGATATGGCTACTGAAATAATTGCTGCCGATTTATTGATACATCAGGCCTGTGATCTAAAAAATAAGGGCCAAAAGGTAACTAAGGAAGGGGCTATGGCTAAATATTATGCCAGTGAAGTAGCAGTTAAATCGGCTACGGAAGCCATCCAGATTTTTGGCGGTTATGGGTACACAAAAGATTTTCCTGTAGAAAAGTACTATCGTGACGCAAAATTATGTACTATTGGGGAAGGAACTTCTGAGATACAGAAAATGGTGATAGCAAGAGAAGTACTACAGTAA